In Paenibacillus sp. BIC5C1, a genomic segment contains:
- a CDS encoding sugar phosphate isomerase/epimerase family protein, with protein MKVGLSTYSLLNDLNSGEMTVLDIIDWIAANGGEHMEMVPYGYTVEDNPDLADAIRERAASVGIELSNYSMPANFVQETEEAFEEEIARVKRHVDVVHRMGVKHMRHDVTAFTLPKEKMTIAWFEENLPLMVKGSQIIADYAAQFGITTTIENHGFSVQASDRVQRVLHAVDRPNFKTTLDIGNFMCVDENPIIGVMKNLPYASLVHFKDFYFRPYDEHPGEGEWFTTAYGNFLRGAIVGQGDIPIRKIVRLIKDSGYDGNITIEFEGMEECKSASKIAMSNLRRFWEEA; from the coding sequence ATGAAAGTGGGCCTGAGTACGTATAGCTTGTTGAACGATCTGAATTCGGGTGAAATGACGGTTCTGGATATCATCGACTGGATTGCTGCAAATGGTGGCGAACATATGGAGATGGTTCCGTATGGTTACACCGTGGAGGACAATCCTGATCTCGCCGACGCCATTCGGGAGCGGGCTGCTTCTGTGGGTATTGAGCTGTCCAACTATTCGATGCCTGCGAATTTCGTGCAGGAGACGGAAGAAGCTTTTGAAGAAGAGATAGCTCGGGTCAAAAGACATGTCGATGTTGTACACCGCATGGGTGTAAAGCATATGCGTCATGACGTAACGGCGTTTACTTTGCCCAAGGAGAAAATGACCATTGCCTGGTTTGAGGAAAATTTGCCGCTGATGGTGAAGGGAAGCCAGATCATTGCTGATTATGCTGCACAGTTTGGCATTACAACAACCATTGAGAATCACGGCTTCAGTGTGCAGGCCAGTGACCGTGTGCAGCGTGTGCTTCATGCCGTAGATCGTCCCAACTTCAAAACGACACTCGATATCGGCAACTTCATGTGCGTGGATGAGAATCCGATTATCGGGGTCATGAAAAATCTGCCGTACGCTTCTCTGGTTCACTTCAAGGACTTTTATTTCCGCCCTTATGATGAGCATCCGGGTGAAGGGGAATGGTTTACAACCGCTTACGGCAACTTCCTGCGTGGTGCCATTGTGGGGCAAGGGGATATTCCAATCCGCAAAATTGTGAGGCTCATTAAAGACTCCGGTTATGATGGTAACATTACGATTGAGTTTGAGGGCATGGAGGAATGCAAATCTGCTTCCAAAATTGCCATGAGCAACCTGCGTCGCTTCTGGGAAGAGGCTTAA
- a CDS encoding alpha-mannosidase, with protein MIRIQRFIQDLAQQQWMDTIELPEWQIQKAKYIRPGEYEYEQENEAVESLNPLDSNHGTTYFLSKTVEIPANWEEDLVGLVFQAGGEGLLKVNGMPYHGLDRNHWYVPLPKSRVGVTPLLEIELYDPIPEPHDPLNRQAVIQPPIQGIRAALVRVNSSLQSLMYSITVLTESLRALPEKDLKRTRLVREIHQVMDKMYNEPERWSEAAWVQHWEEWLAQSVQEEDPEEYRDGFMHLVGQSHIDIAWLWPVRETVRKSSRTFSTMCTLMDEYPEFVYSQSQPQLYAFVKEHYPELYERIKARIAEGRWELVGGMWVEPDLNIPSGESLVRQILYGQNFYLKEFGKRSNIEWLPDTFGYCASLPQLLKLADIPYFMTTKLNWNDTNVFPYDLFHWVGIDGTSVLAYLNHGVNEHTRPKDVDEHWQSYKQKDVHPEQMLLYGHGDGGGGVTNEMVAFAERSHFMVGQPISNFSTAGAFFEEISNNNPKLPKWHGDLYLELHRGTYTTHARNKRSNRKAEVLYREAEIWGQFAGVEAAQAKSDLDEGWKLIMLNQFHDIIPGTSIPEVYVTSTEEYTKVFALGTSAVEGTLKRIEERIATDGFDGQPYIVFNSLGWERGEVAKITGDEKLSGLAAFDHQGNRLASDLEANGDVLNLSVYVPSIPAFGYATIWLRQTPDANLPALKQDESFPFVWETDFYTLEFNDIGEITSWYDKSMQREWLKPGDKANELQFFHDRPTYWDAWDIDSRFESQRAGAAELISREVVQRGVTQDVLRFHWKLNDSEIHQDIILYRHQQRVDFMTKVNWAERHKLLKVAFPVDLVSAKAAYEIPFGALERPTHNNTSWEQAQFEVCGHRWADISEGNSGVSLLNDCKYGYDIKDQTIRLSLLRAPKWPDEHADQGEHEFTYSLLPHQGDWREAGVVRRAMELNHPVKVVASERHSGTLPAEHSWVHFHSEHVILDTIKASEDGTGTVLRFYESSGGRETVQIQWADARVQTSVVNLLEDEIMPLACHEGKFELTFKPYEIQTVKLVSAD; from the coding sequence ATGATTCGAATTCAGAGATTTATTCAGGATCTGGCTCAGCAGCAATGGATGGATACCATTGAACTTCCAGAGTGGCAGATACAGAAAGCCAAGTATATCCGGCCAGGGGAATATGAATATGAACAGGAGAATGAGGCTGTCGAAAGCTTGAATCCGCTCGATAGCAACCATGGAACGACTTATTTTCTGAGCAAAACCGTAGAGATTCCGGCCAATTGGGAGGAAGACCTGGTCGGATTGGTCTTCCAGGCCGGGGGTGAAGGTCTGCTGAAGGTAAATGGCATGCCTTATCACGGACTGGACCGAAATCATTGGTATGTACCGTTACCGAAGAGCCGTGTGGGAGTTACGCCTTTGCTGGAGATTGAGCTGTATGATCCCATACCGGAACCACATGACCCCCTGAATCGACAGGCGGTCATTCAGCCGCCAATTCAGGGCATCCGAGCCGCTTTGGTTCGTGTTAATTCGTCTCTACAGAGTCTAATGTACAGCATTACGGTACTTACGGAATCACTCAGAGCATTGCCGGAGAAAGACTTAAAGCGCACCCGTCTTGTCCGGGAAATACATCAGGTGATGGATAAGATGTACAACGAGCCGGAGCGCTGGAGTGAAGCGGCGTGGGTGCAGCATTGGGAAGAATGGCTCGCACAGTCGGTGCAGGAGGAAGACCCGGAAGAGTACCGGGACGGATTCATGCATCTGGTTGGGCAGTCCCATATCGATATTGCCTGGCTGTGGCCTGTGCGTGAAACTGTGCGCAAGTCCAGCCGCACCTTCTCCACGATGTGTACTTTGATGGATGAGTATCCGGAGTTCGTGTATTCGCAGAGTCAACCACAGCTGTATGCATTCGTGAAAGAGCACTATCCTGAGCTGTACGAACGAATCAAAGCCCGAATTGCCGAAGGTCGTTGGGAGCTGGTGGGTGGCATGTGGGTAGAGCCGGATCTGAACATTCCAAGTGGAGAATCGCTTGTACGGCAGATCTTGTACGGGCAGAACTTTTATCTTAAGGAGTTCGGTAAACGTTCAAACATCGAGTGGCTTCCGGATACTTTTGGCTACTGTGCTTCGCTGCCACAACTGCTCAAGCTGGCTGACATTCCTTATTTTATGACCACTAAGCTCAATTGGAATGATACCAACGTTTTCCCGTATGATCTGTTCCATTGGGTTGGTATTGACGGCACCTCGGTGCTTGCGTATCTCAATCATGGAGTGAATGAACATACGAGGCCCAAAGATGTCGATGAGCACTGGCAATCCTACAAGCAGAAGGATGTACATCCCGAGCAAATGCTGCTTTATGGGCATGGCGATGGTGGAGGCGGGGTAACAAACGAAATGGTTGCGTTCGCAGAGCGATCCCATTTCATGGTTGGGCAGCCCATTAGCAATTTCAGTACAGCAGGCGCGTTTTTCGAAGAAATTTCTAACAACAACCCTAAGCTGCCCAAATGGCATGGCGACTTATATCTGGAACTGCATCGTGGAACCTATACAACCCATGCGCGCAACAAACGGAGCAATCGCAAAGCGGAAGTGTTGTATCGGGAAGCGGAGATCTGGGGGCAATTTGCCGGAGTTGAAGCAGCACAGGCGAAAAGTGATCTGGATGAAGGCTGGAAGCTGATCATGTTGAATCAATTCCATGACATTATCCCAGGGACGTCCATTCCCGAAGTATACGTGACATCTACGGAGGAGTATACGAAAGTATTTGCTCTGGGGACATCGGCAGTGGAAGGCACCCTTAAAAGAATTGAGGAACGCATTGCGACAGATGGCTTCGACGGTCAGCCCTATATTGTATTTAATAGTCTGGGTTGGGAGCGGGGAGAAGTCGCCAAGATTACAGGCGACGAGAAACTGAGCGGTTTAGCAGCGTTCGACCATCAAGGTAATCGTCTGGCGAGTGACCTTGAGGCAAATGGAGACGTGCTGAACTTGTCAGTCTATGTCCCATCCATTCCGGCCTTTGGGTATGCCACGATATGGCTGCGCCAGACACCGGATGCCAATCTTCCTGCATTGAAGCAGGATGAATCCTTTCCTTTTGTCTGGGAAACGGACTTTTACACGCTTGAATTTAACGATATAGGAGAGATCACCAGTTGGTATGACAAATCCATGCAACGGGAGTGGCTGAAGCCGGGCGATAAAGCGAATGAACTGCAGTTTTTCCATGACAGGCCAACGTATTGGGATGCTTGGGATATCGATTCGCGGTTTGAATCGCAACGTGCAGGAGCGGCAGAGTTGATTTCCAGAGAGGTAGTTCAGCGTGGTGTAACGCAGGATGTTCTTCGGTTTCATTGGAAGTTAAACGACTCGGAGATTCACCAGGACATCATCCTGTATCGTCATCAACAACGTGTTGATTTCATGACAAAGGTAAACTGGGCAGAAAGACATAAGCTGCTCAAAGTGGCTTTTCCTGTTGATCTGGTATCAGCGAAAGCAGCCTACGAAATTCCGTTTGGTGCGCTGGAGCGGCCAACCCATAACAACACCAGCTGGGAGCAGGCCCAGTTTGAAGTATGTGGTCACCGCTGGGCGGATATCTCTGAGGGCAACAGTGGTGTAAGCCTGCTGAACGATTGTAAATATGGATATGACATCAAGGATCAGACGATCCGTCTTTCCCTGCTCCGTGCTCCCAAATGGCCGGATGAACATGCTGACCAGGGTGAGCATGAATTTACTTATTCCCTGCTGCCGCATCAGGGGGATTGGCGTGAAGCGGGTGTGGTACGACGTGCGATGGAGTTAAATCATCCGGTCAAGGTTGTTGCGAGTGAACGACACTCTGGCACATTGCCAGCAGAACATAGCTGGGTCCATTTCCATAGTGAACATGTCATTCTGGATACAATTAAGGCTTCCGAAGACGGCACGGGAACGGTACTTCGTTTCTATGAGTCATCTGGTGGAAGAGAAACGGTTCAGATTCAATGGGCTGACGCGCGTGTTCAGACGTCTGTGGTCAATCTGTTGGAAGATGAAATCATGCCATTGGCTTGTCATGAAGGGAAGTTTGAGCTGACGTTCAAGCCATATGAAATTCAAACCGTGAAGCTGGTTTCAGCAGATTAG
- a CDS encoding helix-turn-helix domain-containing protein, whose amino-acid sequence MNNSWFRRLLLSYLPVFFIVTTILFIIFFQVFNEQNRREALKANEFLASQVTQYLDNSLRSIDFKVLRDILTNPNLKNYYSVTGSEDVYAGIQAVQVIDELKIEYPLINSIYLVRYNDDTVFSNGKAVPIEEFPDAAFINDSRAAATQKWVGARSFKAFPTEEGKQVITLIRGVGNGTGLVVVNVDLPTLQKSIMQMYDPEFTFVNIFNRSGGNLWDGGMQGGITAVSSKTDSGEVFSEFTSSYSGWKVQTGLNNGKIVKFALKFYNIWFVFAVAVVLIGVVWVIYVTRRNYKPIQQIVTLIETVASQKQPGVGYTKDNEFRFIQTTLERMIDQTKQYQEEHEENLILQKKYFFQELLEGTRDFTGNELTAEMSRFKLPQLEDRWAVIVVEIDQYSQFMEEYHNQDQSLLKFVLSSILQESARHEGTEVWAEWISDQRLYAILWIPEMEKGEETEQRLLSGYLDRVGQYLNFTVTIGIGRVAVDVRGLRASLKEAVHALEYKAVLGMNRIISCGEVPNSTNDVYEFLKTISLLVQAMRLSDDVWEKHFDRLFEQIRESVLSRQEIMNTIQLLFQHYNREFAELPREYQERWASIFTPLLPRLEGWETLDDLRALCWEGFRDLAEQIQTLQCSRKHRSHILEIRKYIEQNYNNPELSLNYLSDLFDINPKYLSKLFKDEIGEKFVDLLISHRIEKAKQLMLETDKAIQEISEEVGYTNYNSFNRAFKNVVGVAPSDYRKAM is encoded by the coding sequence ATGAACAACAGTTGGTTTAGACGTTTGCTGCTATCGTATTTGCCTGTTTTTTTTATCGTGACCACAATCCTGTTTATCATTTTCTTTCAGGTATTCAATGAACAGAACCGGAGAGAAGCACTCAAGGCCAATGAATTCCTGGCGTCACAGGTAACGCAATATCTGGACAATTCACTGCGCTCCATCGACTTCAAGGTGCTGCGTGATATTTTGACCAATCCCAATCTGAAAAATTATTATTCGGTAACCGGAAGCGAGGATGTGTATGCCGGAATTCAGGCAGTCCAGGTTATTGATGAATTGAAAATAGAGTATCCGCTGATTAATTCCATATATCTGGTGAGATACAACGACGATACGGTATTCAGTAACGGCAAGGCGGTGCCGATTGAGGAATTCCCGGATGCAGCGTTTATTAATGATAGCCGTGCTGCAGCAACGCAAAAGTGGGTGGGAGCGAGATCCTTTAAGGCGTTCCCCACCGAGGAAGGAAAACAGGTCATTACGCTCATTCGCGGTGTCGGAAATGGCACGGGCCTTGTGGTTGTCAACGTCGATCTGCCAACCTTGCAGAAGTCCATCATGCAGATGTACGACCCTGAGTTCACCTTCGTGAATATCTTCAATCGCTCAGGAGGAAATCTGTGGGACGGAGGAATGCAGGGTGGAATTACAGCAGTTTCTTCCAAAACAGACTCAGGGGAAGTGTTCTCCGAATTCACATCCAGCTACAGTGGCTGGAAGGTACAGACGGGACTGAACAATGGCAAGATCGTCAAATTCGCCCTGAAATTTTATAATATCTGGTTTGTTTTTGCCGTTGCCGTTGTCCTGATTGGTGTGGTGTGGGTGATCTATGTGACACGGAGAAATTACAAGCCCATCCAGCAGATTGTCACGTTGATTGAGACGGTAGCTTCGCAGAAACAGCCAGGGGTAGGTTATACGAAAGATAACGAGTTCCGTTTTATCCAGACTACGCTTGAGCGAATGATTGATCAAACCAAGCAATATCAGGAGGAGCATGAAGAGAACCTGATTTTGCAGAAGAAATATTTCTTTCAGGAGCTGCTGGAGGGTACACGGGACTTTACTGGAAATGAACTTACAGCGGAGATGAGCAGGTTCAAGCTCCCGCAATTAGAGGATCGATGGGCTGTAATTGTGGTGGAGATTGATCAGTACTCCCAGTTCATGGAGGAGTACCACAATCAGGATCAATCTCTCCTGAAATTTGTGTTATCCAGCATTCTGCAGGAGAGTGCAAGGCACGAGGGCACCGAAGTGTGGGCTGAGTGGATATCGGATCAGCGTCTGTATGCAATACTCTGGATTCCCGAAATGGAGAAAGGTGAGGAGACCGAGCAGAGACTGCTCTCCGGTTATCTTGACAGGGTTGGGCAGTATTTGAACTTCACCGTAACTATCGGTATTGGGAGAGTGGCAGTGGATGTCCGTGGTCTGAGAGCTTCGCTGAAGGAGGCCGTACATGCCTTGGAGTACAAGGCCGTGCTCGGCATGAACCGGATTATTTCTTGCGGGGAGGTACCGAACTCAACGAATGATGTGTATGAATTCCTGAAGACGATCTCTTTGTTGGTGCAGGCGATGCGACTTTCCGACGATGTCTGGGAGAAGCATTTTGACCGCTTGTTTGAGCAGATCCGTGAATCCGTGCTTTCCCGCCAGGAGATTATGAATACGATCCAGTTGCTGTTCCAGCATTATAACCGGGAGTTCGCAGAACTTCCACGAGAATATCAGGAGCGATGGGCTTCTATATTTACACCACTTCTTCCCAGGTTGGAGGGATGGGAGACGTTGGATGATTTGCGCGCGTTATGCTGGGAAGGCTTCCGTGATTTGGCGGAGCAGATCCAGACGCTGCAATGTTCCAGAAAACACAGATCTCATATTCTTGAAATTCGCAAGTATATTGAACAGAACTACAACAACCCCGAGCTGTCACTGAATTATCTAAGTGATCTATTCGATATCAATCCGAAATATCTAAGCAAGCTGTTCAAGGACGAAATTGGTGAGAAGTTCGTGGATCTTCTGATTAGTCACCGCATTGAGAAGGCGAAGCAGCTCATGCTGGAAACTGATAAGGCCATTCAGGAGATCAGTGAGGAAGTTGGGTATACGAATTACAATTCCTTCAATCGGGCGTTCAAAAATGTGGTGGGTGTAGCGCCTAGCGACTACCGCAAAGCCATGTGA
- a CDS encoding glycoside hydrolase family 3 N-terminal domain-containing protein, with the protein MDYKDASLPIQERTRDLLGRMTTEEKIGQLIQPMGWKTYVKGADGAVQVTDEFKKDIAEGGIGSLYGALRADPWTEVTLETGLTPRQGAVATNEIQRYAMENSRLGIPILFGEECSHGHMAIGATVFPVPLAVGSAWNTELYRKMCEAIAVETRSQGGAATYSPVLDIVRDPRWGRTEECFAEDPYLIGELAIEAIKGLQGDRLDSNRTIVATLKHFAAYGSSEGGRNAAPVHMGLRELHEVDLLPFKKAVEAGACSVMTAYNEIDGVPCTSSSYLLNDLLREQWGFDGFVITDFGAIQMLVSGHNTAENGEQAVAQSLKAGVDMEMSGYMYRKHLGRALSQGLIEEKDLDTAVRRVLEMKFRLGLFEQPFIDPDFAEQVIGCEDHIRLARQVAQEGIILLKNEANTLPLSKTGTKLAVIGPNANHVYNQLGDYTSPQPRGQIVTVLDGIRRKLGADTGKVLYAPGCRIKGDSREGFAQALACAEEADTIIMVMGGSSSRDFGEGTIDLRTGASVVTDDPWNDMECGEGIDRSSLNLMGVQLDLVQEVHKLGKPVIVVYINGRPIAEPWIDEHADAIVEAWYPGQEGGNAIADILFGDVNPSGRLTISIPKHVGQLPVNYNAKRTRGKRYLETDLLPQYPFGFGLSYTEFKYENVRVVPEVIGPDDEAEVQVEVTNTGAVAGNEVVQLYITDVSASVTRAEISLKGFRKIHLEPGQTRTVTFPVQKEHLELIDSRLQPVVEPGEFRLMVGSSSRDWTACSLHIQKVGVEV; encoded by the coding sequence ATGGACTATAAAGATGCTTCGCTTCCCATTCAGGAGCGGACCCGAGACCTGCTCGGACGCATGACAACGGAGGAAAAGATAGGACAGCTGATTCAGCCCATGGGGTGGAAGACTTATGTGAAGGGAGCAGATGGTGCTGTTCAGGTTACGGATGAGTTTAAAAAGGACATCGCAGAGGGCGGGATCGGGTCGTTGTATGGAGCACTACGGGCTGATCCCTGGACGGAAGTGACGCTTGAGACTGGCCTGACGCCTAGACAGGGAGCTGTTGCCACGAATGAAATTCAGCGGTATGCCATGGAGAACTCCCGGCTGGGAATCCCGATTTTATTCGGGGAAGAGTGTTCTCACGGGCATATGGCCATTGGGGCAACCGTATTCCCAGTACCGTTAGCGGTAGGAAGTGCTTGGAACACGGAGTTGTACCGCAAGATGTGTGAAGCGATTGCTGTGGAGACTCGGAGCCAGGGAGGAGCGGCAACATATTCGCCTGTGCTTGATATAGTGCGGGACCCGAGATGGGGACGGACGGAGGAATGTTTTGCGGAAGATCCGTACCTGATTGGTGAATTGGCGATTGAAGCGATAAAAGGATTGCAGGGCGACCGGCTCGATTCCAACCGGACAATTGTGGCGACACTCAAACATTTCGCGGCCTATGGCAGCTCCGAGGGGGGGCGCAATGCGGCCCCTGTGCATATGGGACTGCGCGAGCTGCACGAGGTGGATCTGCTGCCGTTCAAGAAAGCGGTGGAAGCCGGAGCGTGTTCTGTCATGACAGCGTATAACGAGATTGATGGTGTGCCTTGTACGTCGAGTTCGTATCTGCTGAATGATCTCCTGCGCGAGCAATGGGGCTTTGACGGATTTGTCATTACCGATTTTGGTGCGATTCAGATGCTGGTTAGTGGGCATAACACTGCGGAGAACGGGGAGCAGGCCGTTGCTCAGTCACTTAAAGCAGGTGTGGACATGGAAATGTCCGGGTACATGTACCGGAAGCATCTCGGGCGAGCCCTGTCGCAAGGATTAATTGAAGAGAAGGATCTGGATACGGCGGTAAGGCGGGTGCTGGAGATGAAGTTCAGACTGGGCTTATTCGAACAACCCTTCATTGATCCTGACTTTGCAGAGCAGGTCATCGGATGTGAAGATCATATTCGTTTGGCGAGGCAAGTGGCGCAAGAGGGAATCATTTTACTCAAAAATGAAGCAAACACCCTTCCGCTTAGCAAAACTGGTACAAAACTGGCGGTCATAGGCCCGAATGCGAATCATGTCTATAACCAGCTTGGTGACTACACCTCGCCGCAGCCGAGAGGACAGATCGTTACGGTGCTGGATGGGATTAGGCGCAAGCTTGGTGCTGACACCGGAAAAGTGTTGTACGCACCGGGCTGCCGGATCAAAGGGGATTCCAGAGAAGGCTTTGCGCAAGCGCTAGCCTGTGCTGAAGAAGCAGACACCATCATTATGGTGATGGGAGGGTCAAGTAGCCGTGATTTTGGCGAAGGGACCATTGATTTGCGAACGGGGGCATCCGTTGTTACGGATGATCCATGGAACGATATGGAATGCGGCGAGGGCATTGACCGGTCTTCCCTGAATCTGATGGGTGTTCAATTGGATCTGGTGCAGGAAGTACATAAGCTGGGGAAACCGGTTATTGTCGTATATATTAACGGACGACCGATTGCCGAACCCTGGATTGATGAGCATGCCGATGCCATTGTGGAAGCGTGGTACCCGGGGCAGGAGGGAGGCAACGCTATCGCAGATATTCTGTTCGGTGATGTGAATCCATCTGGTCGCCTTACCATCTCCATTCCCAAGCATGTAGGCCAGCTTCCGGTCAACTACAATGCCAAACGCACCCGGGGCAAGCGATATCTGGAGACTGATTTGTTACCACAATATCCATTCGGCTTTGGGCTGAGTTACACGGAATTCAAGTACGAGAATGTAAGAGTTGTGCCGGAAGTGATCGGACCAGACGATGAAGCGGAGGTACAGGTAGAGGTCACGAATACGGGAGCGGTTGCGGGAAATGAGGTTGTACAGCTGTATATTACGGATGTATCGGCATCGGTTACCCGGGCGGAAATTTCACTAAAGGGATTCCGTAAAATTCATCTGGAGCCGGGACAGACCCGGACGGTGACCTTCCCTGTGCAAAAAGAACATCTGGAGCTGATCGACTCCCGTCTTCAGCCTGTTGTGGAACCGGGTGAATTCAGACTGATGGTGGGCAGCAGCTCCAGAGACTGGACTGCTTGCAGTTTACACATCCAGAAGGTGGGGGTGGAGGTATGA
- a CDS encoding sugar phosphate isomerase/epimerase family protein, which yields MKLTNKIGVIVDSFGVGVREGLSKAKDVGAEGVQIYAVHGEMDPENLSPAARKELRSYIDSLGLEISALVGDLGGHGFQVKEDNPWKVEKSKRIVDLALDLGTNIVTTHIGIVPHEPSSEVYATLHAACEELGQYAKSAGAYFAIETGPETAADLKGFLDTLSTNGVSVNFDPANMVMVTGDDPARGVHLLKDYIVHTHVKDGVRLKEVDPRDVYGAVGYAPMDHEKIAEMVSSGTFFREVPLGEGSVDFDAYFAALRDIGYKGYLTIEREVGDQPEQDIRKAVKFIQQYR from the coding sequence ATGAAATTAACAAACAAGATTGGCGTTATCGTGGATAGCTTCGGTGTAGGTGTACGTGAAGGGTTAAGCAAAGCGAAGGATGTAGGTGCAGAAGGCGTACAGATCTATGCAGTCCATGGAGAGATGGACCCCGAAAATCTCTCTCCCGCAGCCCGTAAGGAGTTAAGAAGTTATATCGATTCTCTTGGTCTTGAAATTTCTGCCCTGGTTGGCGATTTGGGCGGTCACGGGTTTCAGGTCAAGGAAGATAATCCGTGGAAAGTAGAGAAGTCCAAGCGCATCGTGGATCTTGCTCTGGATCTAGGTACGAATATCGTCACAACACATATCGGTATTGTTCCGCACGAGCCTTCCTCCGAAGTGTATGCTACACTGCATGCTGCATGTGAGGAACTGGGCCAATACGCCAAAAGCGCAGGAGCCTACTTCGCGATTGAGACGGGACCGGAAACGGCAGCAGACCTGAAAGGATTTCTGGATACCCTATCGACTAACGGGGTTTCGGTGAATTTTGACCCGGCGAACATGGTGATGGTTACCGGAGATGACCCTGCACGAGGCGTTCATCTGCTCAAGGATTATATTGTGCATACCCATGTGAAAGATGGTGTGCGCTTGAAGGAAGTAGACCCGAGAGACGTATACGGAGCAGTGGGATATGCACCTATGGATCATGAGAAAATTGCCGAAATGGTCTCTTCCGGGACGTTCTTCCGTGAGGTACCGCTGGGCGAGGGCAGTGTGGATTTTGACGCCTACTTTGCAGCCCTTCGGGATATTGGCTACAAAGGTTATCTGACGATTGAACGCGAGGTAGGCGATCAGCCGGAGCAGGACATTCGCAAAGCGGTTAAGTTTATCCAACAATACCGATAG
- a CDS encoding extracellular solute-binding protein, translated as MKKSWISMLFLVFASMALLSACGSSEDAGTGSDGSGESGGPVTMTFFAPQGKASMEENEFTKFIEDKFDVTLKWDLAPTDALQDRRQLLLASGDYPEVFLHGKFTTSDLQTYGKQGVFLPLQDLIKQYGPNLTKIMEEKPYFKEAVTAPDGNIYALPIFNECYHCTYAQKYWINTEWLDNLGLKMPTTTDELYTVLKAFKEQDPNGNGKADEIPLTGAPNKYVWNGNIDAYLMNSFIYNDNDKYLIVNDGKVDFAANKEEWKKGLEYMHKLYAEGLIDPASFTQNDQAIGQLGNKEGDEVVGSITTALVSYLVNTYDKDITRHQHWDIVPPLKGPDGVQTTGATQSVGEFEFAITNKATEAQQIAAIKIVDYMFSEEGALYAEYGPTEGKGWKKADADEKNINGEPAKYSYYNLPERDPNVVVNESWSQIGAHDLSNTFRNLFAEGQNPLEAEGYGTRLAQATNVYEPYAPKEVYPANVFIRPEDTETAAQLTTAVKDYVMTNMAQFIIGSKSIDKEWDAYVKGFDGLGLSNYLEIYQRAIEKNQ; from the coding sequence CTGGTCTTTGCTTCGATGGCTTTGTTGTCCGCATGTGGTTCATCCGAGGATGCGGGTACAGGGAGCGACGGTAGCGGGGAGAGCGGTGGCCCGGTAACGATGACCTTCTTTGCCCCACAAGGTAAAGCGTCCATGGAAGAAAATGAGTTCACCAAATTTATCGAAGACAAGTTCGATGTTACCCTGAAATGGGATCTGGCCCCGACGGACGCTCTGCAAGACCGCAGACAGTTGCTGCTGGCGAGTGGGGACTATCCCGAAGTGTTCCTCCATGGCAAGTTCACGACCTCAGACCTTCAAACGTACGGAAAACAGGGCGTGTTCCTCCCGCTGCAGGATCTGATTAAGCAGTACGGTCCAAATCTCACCAAGATTATGGAGGAGAAACCGTACTTCAAAGAAGCGGTAACTGCGCCGGATGGCAACATCTACGCACTGCCGATCTTCAATGAATGTTACCACTGTACGTACGCTCAGAAATACTGGATTAATACTGAGTGGCTGGACAATCTGGGACTCAAAATGCCTACCACGACCGATGAACTCTACACGGTTCTGAAGGCGTTCAAGGAACAAGACCCGAATGGCAACGGCAAAGCCGATGAGATTCCACTCACGGGTGCACCCAACAAGTACGTGTGGAATGGCAACATCGATGCCTATTTGATGAACAGCTTTATCTATAATGACAATGATAAATATCTGATTGTGAATGATGGCAAGGTTGATTTTGCAGCGAATAAGGAAGAGTGGAAAAAAGGGCTGGAGTACATGCACAAGCTGTATGCAGAAGGTTTGATTGATCCGGCTTCCTTCACGCAGAACGATCAGGCAATCGGGCAGTTGGGTAACAAGGAAGGGGATGAGGTGGTCGGATCTATAACGACAGCGCTCGTCAGCTACCTAGTGAACACGTATGACAAAGATATCACCCGCCACCAGCACTGGGACATCGTGCCTCCACTGAAAGGGCCGGATGGCGTGCAGACGACAGGTGCTACGCAAAGCGTAGGTGAGTTCGAGTTCGCTATCACCAATAAAGCGACCGAAGCACAACAGATCGCCGCGATCAAAATTGTAGATTACATGTTCAGTGAAGAAGGTGCTCTGTATGCAGAGTACGGTCCAACAGAAGGAAAGGGCTGGAAGAAGGCGGATGCCGATGAGAAAAACATCAATGGTGAGCCTGCCAAATACAGCTACTATAACCTGCCTGAGCGTGACCCAAATGTTGTAGTCAACGAAAGTTGGTCACAGATCGGAGCACATGACTTGTCCAATACGTTCCGCAATCTGTTTGCAGAAGGTCAGAACCCACTGGAAGCAGAGGGTTACGGTACACGTCTGGCGCAAGCAACTAATGTATATGAACCTTATGCACCAAAAGAAGTCTATCCTGCCAACGTATTTATCCGTCCTGAAGATACAGAAACCGCTGCGCAGCTCACGACGGCCGTCAAGGATTACGTGATGACCAATATGGCTCAATTCATTATTGGCAGCAAGAGCATCGATAAGGAATGGGACGCTTACGTAAAAGGTTTTGATGGTCTGGGACTCAGCAATTACCTTGAGATTTACCAGCGTGCAATTGAGAAGAATCAATAA